TATCAAAGAACGCAGAGATGCAGTTTCCCAGAATCAAAATTTGAATGTTTTGTATTGTGCGTTCATTTCTCTGGAATGTttttggggaaaagaaaaattcaGCATGTATACTACATagcccatttttaaaaatgcGATTTCCATACATTCCTATATAAGCACATATGTATTGATTATCTCTGAGAAGTGGGATTCCTTTGAATTtgactttttgtttcattttatatgAGTCTATTTACAATGAATGTATATTAATCTCAAGAGTCAATGAAATAAAACTTTCCAAAATGCCCATGCATCCCTTGGTATCTTTtgtatgtgggggggggggggcgcagtaatttggaattgaacccaggagagttCTCCAATCAGGCCACATTCCTTGCCCTTTCATTTTTAATTCtaaggcagggtcttgctgagttgcttagggcctaggttgttgaggctggtcccaaacttgcaatcctcctgccgtaGCCTCCTCCCTGAGATtaatgtgcaccactgtgcccaacccCTGGGTATCTAATTTTTTTGTTGTCTGTTAAATTTATATGTCAAATAGATCTGGTTAAATCTTATGTTGAATCTCTCATTATCCAAACCCCCAGTTTTTGTTTCCTTataatcaggaaccaaacagatttAGACGTAGGGAATACAATTGCTTTTTTCTCTTTTACAATACTGGAGAacgaatccaggggcactctaccactgaactacatcccattcctttttattttttgagacagggtcttcctaagttacccaggctgacctcaaacttgcaatacttctgtttcagccttccaagttcctgggattacaggcatgtgccactatgctgggcttataatttcttttttgcaTTAGCCTCACTCCTGCAGTTTCATTATTTTGCCCTTGTATTTTTCTCCTTAATAAGCTAATTTAAGTTCCTTTTGAAATAAGACACATTAAAAATTACACATATATTCAGGTTTTATAGAAAAATGTAACTTTAATAAATTCAACTGGGATAGTAGTAGGTGGGAGACCAATGGTAGTCCCCATGTAAGATCTGATTATTCTCTGGGAGCAAAACACTGCAGAGGAGATAGACAAGACATCTAAAAACCAATATCCTTCACCTTCCAAGGAAGAAGAGGATGTACTGTAGAGTTGCCCAGAAATAAAGATCAAGAATCTTCCTTTTCCTGAAACCTATGAAGAAAGAAAGGACTTGTAATATTCAACCAAAGGAAGAGTTTCTAGTTATGTGAGATGATATAATCAATAAAATAATCAGGAAAGGACTTTTATTTGTGCATTGTAGAGAACTAGCTCCCTTAAACAATCTTCCAATTCCAACTTTAAAACAACTGAAAATGCTGGGATTAATACTAATAtctaattattaattaattaatatctaTTATTAATCAAAAAATGTGAAGATTTTCTTAGCACTCttcttagaagaaaaaataaataaaccgggcctcataaaaaattaaaaacttcagATTGGGGTTTAGGCCTGTGCTAGGGAGTATGTTtaatatgtgcaaggccctgggtttcatccctatTAAATACTTCTGCTCATAAGAAAGGAATTTCACTGCCTcaacagagagaggagagaaaataTTGTGAGAATTTCTTCTATAAGCTGGCCTTTACATGAATATGCAGCTAAAATTGATATTACTTGCATGCTCCTAAAAATATGAAGCCAAGAAGTTATCATAGTGATTCTAGGATTTGGgcacatgtagctcagtggtacagcacttgcctaacatgggcaaggccctgagtttgattcccagcactgccaCAGAAATGAAAGTAGAGCGATCCCCGCTTGGTAATGCCTCAAGgcacttgaaaaagaaacaaatgcgggctggggttatagctcagtgatagagcatttgcctagcatgtgtgtgccactggattcgatccttagcatcacattaaataaataaataaaagctttaaaaaatgaaataaaaaaaaaagaagaaagaaatgctgaGAATACAGcgtcactccccccccccccgggggtgggggggtgggaaacaggtgggatGGATTTGAGCTTGTATTccaaaattacaaaacaaaaaagcaCTGAGAGAGCCAGCAGAAATAGCAGATAGCAGCATCAGACCCACAAGAACTGTGGTTATCAGACTCAGAAAAAACAAGTGTAATGTTATTTAACATACATTTAAAGAATGGCTGGGCATGGTAgcttacacctgtaatcccagtggctcaggaggctgaggcaggagaatcataagttcaaagtcagcctcagcaaagcaactcagtgagatcttgcctcaaaaatacaaaatacagctggggatgtggctcagtggttgagtgctcctgagttcaatccctgaacccaaaaagaaaaagaaaaaaaggagcaaGGGTTGTTAACAGGCAGGatcaaaaaaatgaaagaaaagcaaGAATAAAAGGAGAAGTTTAGAATATgattaaggagtaaaaattttttaaaatgaggatatttgaaaaaataattaagtAGAAATCAATAATAGTAATTAACAAtaactgaaataaattgaagatagAATTAGTGACCTAGAAGGACCTGAAGAAATTATCCAGAAGGcaacataaaaagaaatgagataaaataggaaagataataaaaatggatgacaagagaaaatttaaaaacaaattatacCTTCAGGAAGTGAGAATTGAAAATATGGGAGAAAAGCAATGTTAAATGAGATAACAGCTGTTAATTTTCCAAGGTTGATGAAAAATTCTCAGCTTCAGAAAGTCTAATAAATCCCAAACTATACAGGATAAATAAAAGAAAGCCATATCTGATATACTGTATTGAAACTGCAGAACAGCAAAGACAAAGAGGACTTCTTAAAACTATTAAAGCCCATGTTTTTTtccttattcctttttttttttttttttttttttttaagtactggggattgaacccagaggctctttaccagagctatatcaccagtccctttttttttttctgagttagggtcttgttaagttgccaaggctggcctagaacttcaaTTCCTGTCTTAGTCTCTAGACCTCCAGATTAGCAGGGATTACAGGAGACTGCCAATGCACCAGGCCCATGTTCTTTACTTCATGCATGTCTCTCACCAAAAGAAAACTACTTTGATTGCATTTGAAGATTCCAGCATAACATACTGATCACCAAGCAATACCTGTCtgtgttttaaaatttccttttaaataACTTACAAGATTCAGTTCACTTAGTATAAAAAGGGGTAaaagtatcatttaaaaaaaaattaaaaggccacAAATCTCCCTATTAGGGATGGAGCCAAATAAAACAATTGTTTAGTACTACAAGTCTCACTTGAGTTTGAACGGGCAGAGGGACAGGAAAGGATACCTACTTGCAGTTGGTACATGTGTAGAAGACAGTCTGTCCTTCATCAGCTGAGCGCATCTGTCTGGTGTGGTATGCCATTCCCTCATGACCACACTGAGAGCAGCGCCTGTCAACCTAGAGAGAAACTGGTGGATTAGGAAGGCCTAGTCATACTTCCCTACCTTTCACAGAAGTCAAGCTGTCATATTCCTTAGATATCCTCATCTAAAAACCTTCCCCCTCCCACCTGCTCTCTCTTAGAATTGGGTACAAAActccctaaagctcaggaaataatgccaagaaataataagtgggatggcatcaaattaaaaaacttctgcacaggaaaggaaacaagaatgtgaagagtGAACCTACATGAGAAAAATGTTTGCCAGCTATTCTTCTGAAAGAGGATTAATACtcaaaatacataaagaactaaaaaagcccacttaatatttttttaaaaaactaaatatcaaattaataaatgggcaaatgaactaaaataaacactttccaaaagaagaaacacatgaccaacaaatatatgaaaaaatgttcaacactgtTAGTaagtagggaaatgcaaatcaaaactacactgagatttcatctcactccagttagaatggcagccatcaagaatacaaacaataggcTGATGAGAATATTGGGGAAAAGGAACATTTTACACTGTTTGGTGGGGTTGTAAATTAgttcaaccactatggaaatcaatgtgcaggttcctcaaaagactagaaattggaaacaccatgtgacccagctatcccactccttagtgtctatcctaaagaattaaagacaTCATATTATAGCTACATATGCATACCTGTTTTTAGCAGCATAACTCACAATAACCAAATTATGGAACTAGCCTAGGTGGtgctcaatataggaaaaaaattaagaaaatgtggtatatgtattcaatggagttttattcattcAAGTCATAAAGaagatgaaattatgtcatttgtaggaaaatgaatggaatttCAGGGCATTCTgttaaaataagtcaaactcaaaaaattaaaaatgattacattttctctcataggtggaagctagagaggaaaaaggaaagaagggggggggggagggaatcTCATGGAATTGAGTACAAACACTCCAGATCTCTGCAATCACACCTCCATAACTTTCCCACTCTTCTTATGGAGCCAGTCCTTGATCTTGGAGTAACTTACCACAGGTCCCTGGATCTCAGGTCCTTCCTCCACCGACATAGGCAAGGTTGTCCCCAGTTTGTTAAATACAACTGAGGTCTTCACGATTTTCCCTTCAAAGTCTGTACAGGCAGTAAAAACTAATTGTAGAACCGGGCTGAGGGACGGAATTACCCTCCCAATTAGTCCCAGAGGCCTCTTTCCGTTTCCTTCCCGGACAAGCGCCTGACTTCTACTCTTGGGTCCCCCTCCCCAGTCTCGAGATCCCCAGCCTCCAACCCTTCCAAGTTGGGCCCTCGGCTGGAACAAATGCCTAGGATCTTCTCACCCCGCACATTGATGGAAAAGCCACAGCGAATACAGGTGACCGCATCCTGAGCCCCGGGCAGAGGCAGGACCGAGCCGCAATCCGGACAGAAATCCAAGTCCGACTGAAAGCTAGAGCAGGTACTGGCGTGGTCCATGATGGACAATAGGTCAAGGGCTAGGAAGGGAACGCAAAGTTTATTAATAAACCAACAATAAAGCGGAAACTCCTTCCAATTTAGGGATCATTCTTCTTCGGCCCCAGAATGCAGATATGGAGAACCCTCACCCTTCCCTCACACACGCCTCCTGCCTCGACGACTAAGGAGCCGATACGCCCGGACTTCCCCGGCTGTTAAGGACTGAGGGACTTGGGACCTTTCTTGGGACCGGCAAAGGGACTCTCTATCTCCGTAGGCTAGAGCGCCGGTTTTGCGCCGACTGTGGAGCAGCGAGCGCGTGGTGTGCTAGAGCGTCAACACGTTAGCGTTTCGCTTGGCCCGTGACGTCATAATCAGTCGCGATGTCATAATTAATCGCGAACCTTCTCCTGAATTAGGGAAGAAGCAGAACTTCTCCGACAGGTAGTTGTCTCACTCCACGTTCGGCCCGAAACTGTGACGTCAAGTaagaatcacgaggaaccaggctGGACCTCTAGGACTCagtcctgggattttttttttttttcctgctttgtaTCCTAAAGAGACCTAGTCACGGGGTGGGGGGTGGTCCCCCTGAaacgtacattttttttttttttaaccgaaTACCTACTCGATTGGGTTACCGAACTACAACTCCTATCGTTCCTCAGCGGGCACGTCTCTTTTGAGACTGCGCAGTGGCTTAAAAACAAAGCTAAGCGTTCTGGGGTTTGTAGTGTTGCCTGGGCCCTCCTAGCCTAGCCTAGGCTGCAGTCATTTGGAAGGGGTGAGTCCATTTTTTAAGGGTCAGGGAATGGTGAGAGTGAAGAAAGAGGAAGATGCCTGGTCCCCGTGGAACGAAAGGAATAAGAGATGGAATGGGTCGCTTGGGAAGGAGCTCAGGATTTGGAGGTAATGAACAGATGAGATGGGGCACCTTTCTCCTAGGGTCCTGCCAGCTGAGGGAGGCTAGCATTAGTCAAGAGCGTCCCTTTGGTAggatttcataagactttttttttttttttttttgctctgtgAATATCTTCCATCCTCCCCTACTTTCTTTTTGTCCAACTCTGAATCATCCTTTTCATTCCTTGGGTGGCAGCTGACATTCCTCTTCCCTTTTATAAAACAATAAGTCTCTGTAGAAATTTTTTAGCCTATAATGTAAATAGAAACTTGTCCTGAAGGGGCAGCTTCTAGATGAGTTTCCTAGTTCTATTTCAGCACTATCCAATCTCATAGCAGTGTTAAGCTCCTTCATATAAAAGTTCTGAAGTCAttactgttttctcttttgaaGGACACAAGCTGTGATCTTTCCTTAGGAAAGACCTCTGTCTGCATATCTCTGCAATATGACTTCATGGTGAAGGAGCTAAGACTCTTGGCAAGCTACTGTAGAATGACAAGCCCATATTCACTTAACTCTGGAAgtgttattttgttttataaaggAGGTGTGTTGCCCATGATGGTAAAcaagtgtttttgttttctttctttcttttttgatgacactagggattgaacctaagaaCGTCTATCACTAAACTATAGtaaccagtcttttttattttttattttgagacagggtcttgctaaattgcctaaattgacctt
This region of Callospermophilus lateralis isolate mCalLat2 chromosome 6, mCalLat2.hap1, whole genome shotgun sequence genomic DNA includes:
- the Polr1h gene encoding DNA-directed RNA polymerase I subunit RPA12, encoding MDHASTCSSFQSDLDFCPDCGSVLPLPGAQDAVTCIRCGFSINVRDFEGKIVKTSVVFNKLGTTLPMSVEEGPEIQGPVVDRRCSQCGHEGMAYHTRQMRSADEGQTVFYTCTNCKFQEKEDS